The following are encoded together in the bacterium genome:
- a CDS encoding sulfatase-like hydrolase/transferase — MDGVRKARGRARKLDLLLVIVDSLRADAIDATVTPFLHALGRRTVWFRRAHATECWTLPTHLSMFTGALPSQHGAHFRAMAYWASGPTMAELLAAEGYRTTLATRNSVFDGTLPGVTRGFTHVLRPLGELTGSARPLATMLALAKPRVRRLVRESGFFHALQKENREFLVTLARLAVPADHLVLEHAAGRLTSGRGPRRPEFLCLNLYDMHAPYPPTASSPLRSWRSPKGAIENVMLPFVLPRIASHAYLRPGFRLLPGARSMLRARYRAAAAMIDVRLAEFFSHLQAQGALEHTLVVVTADHGEAFGDHGLWLHDASTYQSHLHVPLWIHHPGVAPAIVDDVVSTRDLFGLLTAVGRGQGLLDTILDPKRRVRRAVALAEHFHYPHAGPVHARFRSDQAAAIVGRRKVVLRDDGALAYDLMSDTAEEWPQRADIEEFERVCRADGHPPEAIQVAMDHLRGWRARFRSRAGGDPVRRVAFA, encoded by the coding sequence ATGGACGGCGTCCGGAAGGCGAGGGGTCGCGCGCGAAAGCTCGACCTCCTCCTCGTCATCGTCGATTCGCTGCGGGCCGACGCGATTGATGCGACGGTGACGCCGTTCCTCCATGCCCTTGGCAGGCGCACCGTCTGGTTTCGCCGCGCGCATGCGACGGAATGCTGGACGCTCCCGACGCACCTCTCGATGTTCACGGGGGCCCTGCCGTCACAGCACGGGGCACACTTTCGGGCGATGGCGTACTGGGCGAGCGGCCCCACGATGGCCGAGCTTCTGGCCGCAGAGGGCTACCGGACGACGCTCGCCACTCGTAACTCCGTGTTCGACGGCACGCTGCCCGGCGTCACGCGGGGATTTACGCACGTACTGCGGCCGCTCGGCGAGCTTACCGGATCCGCACGACCTCTCGCGACGATGCTCGCGCTCGCCAAGCCCCGAGTCCGGCGTCTCGTGCGAGAGAGCGGGTTCTTCCACGCGCTCCAGAAGGAGAACCGGGAATTTCTCGTCACGCTGGCGCGTCTCGCCGTTCCCGCCGACCACCTCGTCCTGGAGCACGCGGCGGGGCGCTTGACCAGCGGACGCGGACCGCGCCGCCCCGAGTTCCTGTGCCTCAATCTCTACGACATGCACGCCCCGTACCCGCCGACGGCGTCCTCGCCGTTGCGCTCGTGGAGGTCGCCAAAGGGGGCGATTGAGAACGTGATGCTGCCGTTCGTGCTTCCGCGCATCGCGAGCCACGCCTACCTGCGCCCGGGCTTTCGCTTGCTGCCAGGGGCTCGGTCTATGCTTCGTGCACGCTATCGCGCTGCCGCGGCGATGATCGATGTGCGGCTGGCGGAGTTCTTTTCCCACCTGCAGGCGCAGGGAGCTCTGGAGCACACGCTAGTCGTCGTCACAGCGGACCACGGCGAAGCGTTCGGCGACCACGGACTCTGGCTGCACGATGCCTCGACTTACCAGTCCCATCTGCACGTGCCTCTCTGGATCCACCATCCGGGTGTGGCGCCGGCCATCGTCGACGACGTCGTCAGCACGCGCGATCTCTTCGGGCTGCTGACGGCGGTGGGTCGGGGCCAGGGGCTGCTGGACACGATCCTCGACCCCAAACGCCGTGTGCGACGTGCCGTCGCGCTCGCCGAGCACTTTCACTATCCGCACGCCGGTCCGGTCCATGCACGATTCCGCAGCGATCAGGCCGCAGCGATCGTCGGGCGACGAAAGGTGGTGCTGCGCGACGACGGAGCTCTTGCCTACGACCTCATGTCCGACACGGCAGAGGAGTGGCCGCAGCGGGCCGACATCGAGGAGTTCGAGCGAGTGTGCCGCGCGGACGGCCATCCACCCGAAGCGATCCAGGTGGCCATGGACCATCTCCGCGGCTGGAGAGCGCGCTTCCGGTCGCGGGCAGGCGGCGATCCGGTCCGGCGTGTGGCGTTTGCATGA
- a CDS encoding glycosyltransferase family 39 protein — protein MTRREAAAVLGVLAAGAALRLVLWSGYGLGDDPGYWHSYHDIYASGIWNEDRAYDLRFAFSLPVAWTMRLLGDGEVGFIGFVTFCSLLNLLLAYGLARQEWGHRWALVAMAILATLPLDVLSSTLFVIDIPLATWCFGAFWLYRQACAAPPGGARVAWGVAAAVGLFLGYSTKQWAAIVGVLFALEALRDPRRTWPATAVCGGGFVALVGAYFGWQWLRFGDPLHDVTVVRRVAAFLPHDWHNQLDYARMLFLPNEYGTRFAGFVPHLAIALGVLVGWRRPGSWRWLAYFLLLFVALTSAPSHREKGQWVILVPHIFRYLCLLAIPMCLALAGGLRALASWSVSMAGAAVAVSLVLGVWQSIGLTAPTRDAYAEGRAAVALLAQHPDDTVHLDYDLAWRWIAMGLRRPGSARVRILRGETPGARAAEYRAIADGILVTGGARLPWYGCHRCTANLDEYPIPGTWRLLEERAGAPALYRREPLRVWRVDTVGPRAEDLLSSQRDWQMRARTLATLLAANEVELAAVMGERMLVVRPPAWLPGVRADVARACLRVDRPHCARRAFEDRPALILDRDALVLLVEATQRTAAFDEARALVTLLQRRFPDVPLEPAMTEIATGVAAGIAQYQVGRLCDARATLEDVWSDPEVPDALRRRAAHHLGLTLYRQRDLAAADTLADAYAATWGRDDVWMELRYRRGEAVARSDPAASRAAFEAIVAEAPESVWAGLARQQLGR, from the coding sequence TCCTCGGCGACGGTGAGGTCGGCTTCATCGGCTTCGTCACGTTCTGCAGCCTCTTGAATCTCCTTCTCGCGTACGGCCTGGCGCGCCAGGAGTGGGGGCACCGCTGGGCGCTGGTCGCAATGGCGATCCTCGCGACGCTGCCGCTCGACGTCCTGTCGAGCACGCTGTTCGTGATCGACATCCCGCTCGCCACCTGGTGCTTCGGGGCGTTCTGGCTCTACCGGCAGGCGTGCGCCGCACCGCCGGGGGGCGCCCGGGTCGCCTGGGGGGTGGCTGCCGCCGTCGGCCTCTTCCTCGGCTACTCGACCAAGCAGTGGGCGGCCATCGTCGGTGTCCTCTTCGCGCTCGAGGCCTTGCGCGATCCGCGCCGCACCTGGCCGGCGACGGCGGTCTGCGGCGGCGGCTTCGTCGCGCTGGTCGGCGCCTACTTCGGTTGGCAGTGGCTGCGCTTCGGCGATCCGCTGCACGACGTCACGGTCGTGCGCCGGGTGGCGGCGTTCCTGCCGCATGACTGGCACAACCAGCTCGACTACGCGCGGATGCTCTTCCTCCCCAACGAGTACGGCACCCGCTTCGCGGGCTTCGTGCCGCACCTCGCGATCGCGTTGGGCGTCCTCGTCGGCTGGCGGCGGCCGGGCTCGTGGCGCTGGCTCGCGTACTTCCTGCTCCTCTTTGTGGCCCTGACGTCGGCGCCGTCGCACCGCGAGAAGGGGCAGTGGGTCATCCTCGTGCCCCACATCTTCCGCTACCTCTGTCTGCTCGCGATTCCGATGTGCCTGGCCCTCGCGGGCGGGCTGCGCGCGCTGGCGTCGTGGTCGGTGTCGATGGCCGGCGCCGCCGTCGCGGTGAGTCTCGTTCTCGGCGTGTGGCAGTCGATCGGGCTGACGGCTCCGACGCGCGATGCGTATGCCGAAGGACGCGCGGCTGTCGCGCTCCTCGCGCAGCATCCGGACGACACGGTCCATCTCGATTACGATCTCGCCTGGCGCTGGATCGCTATGGGCCTGCGTCGGCCGGGCAGCGCGCGCGTGCGCATCCTGCGCGGGGAGACGCCCGGGGCGCGCGCCGCGGAATACCGGGCGATCGCCGACGGCATCCTCGTGACGGGTGGGGCGCGCCTACCGTGGTACGGATGCCATCGCTGTACGGCGAACCTCGACGAATACCCGATCCCCGGCACGTGGCGGCTGCTGGAGGAGCGCGCCGGAGCGCCGGCGCTCTACCGTCGCGAGCCGCTGCGCGTGTGGCGCGTCGATACGGTTGGGCCTCGGGCCGAAGACCTGCTGAGCAGTCAGCGCGACTGGCAGATGCGTGCGCGCACGTTGGCGACGCTGCTTGCGGCGAACGAGGTGGAGCTCGCGGCCGTCATGGGCGAGCGCATGCTCGTTGTGCGGCCGCCGGCGTGGCTGCCGGGGGTGCGCGCTGACGTCGCGCGTGCCTGCTTGCGCGTCGACCGCCCGCACTGCGCGCGCCGCGCGTTCGAGGATCGGCCCGCGCTGATCCTCGATCGCGATGCCCTCGTCCTGCTCGTCGAAGCGACGCAGCGCACGGCTGCCTTCGACGAGGCGCGTGCGCTCGTGACCTTGCTCCAGCGTCGCTTCCCGGACGTCCCACTCGAGCCCGCGATGACGGAGATCGCCACCGGGGTCGCCGCGGGCATAGCCCAGTATCAGGTGGGCCGCCTGTGCGACGCGCGCGCGACGCTCGAGGACGTGTGGAGCGATCCCGAGGTACCGGACGCGCTGCGCCGGCGCGCGGCGCATCACCTCGGGCTGACCCTCTACCGGCAGCGCGATCTCGCCGCAGCCGACACGCTCGCGGACGCCTACGCAGCGACGTGGGGGCGCGACGACGTCTGGATGGAGCTGCGGTACCGGCGCGGCGAGGCCGTCGCGCGGAGTGATCCGGCGGCCTCGCGAGCAGCGTTCGAAGCGATTGTCGCGGAGGCCCCGGAGTCCGTGTGGGCAGGGCTGGCGCGGCAGCAGCTCGGACGGTGA